The Fortiea contorta PCC 7126 genome has a segment encoding these proteins:
- a CDS encoding ABC transporter permease subunit, translating into MEQSIFIDVLASLQKLFIGYIPAAILGSFIGYLIGINGTVYQICRRIFQIPHSIPPIALLPIMLLIFRDNEPAVVIVIFLGTLWAVIINTAIGMQHFHRQNRKFRVAIFHLFHALKVGIWVAWFTVIAIEMLIGSKGLGFLAWNAYKIGNNTALIQAILYICVLGTLLDQFLDYMGYLLAQIVTDGKKSTE; encoded by the coding sequence ATGGAACAATCAATATTTATAGATGTTTTAGCAAGCCTGCAAAAGCTATTTATCGGTTATATTCCCGCCGCCATCTTAGGTAGCTTTATCGGTTATTTAATCGGTATTAATGGCACAGTCTATCAAATATGCAGGCGGATATTTCAGATACCTCATAGTATTCCGCCCATAGCTTTGCTACCGATTATGTTGCTGATATTTAGAGATAATGAACCTGCTGTGGTCATAGTAATTTTTCTAGGAACTCTTTGGGCAGTTATCATTAATACAGCTATAGGGATGCAACATTTTCATAGACAAAATAGAAAATTTCGAGTCGCTATTTTTCATTTATTCCATGCATTAAAAGTCGGAATTTGGGTAGCATGGTTTACAGTTATTGCCATAGAAATGTTGATTGGCTCGAAAGGATTAGGATTTCTCGCTTGGAATGCTTATAAAATCGGTAATAACACTGCTTTAATTCAAGCAATACTCTACATTTGCGTCCTCGGTACTTTGTTGGATCAATTTTTAGATTACATGGGCTATCTTCTAGCGCAAATTGTTACCGACGGGAAAAAATCGACAGAATAA
- a CDS encoding glucosamine-6-phosphate deaminase gives MLTATKLFQVDELTVQIDDTEAEMAQNVAQLTSQYLQKLLQEQDTAAVLLATGNSQLKFLDALITLGGVDWSRIILFHLDEYLGISPDHSASFRRYMREHVAQRISPREFHYIEGDALQPLLECDRYTQLLQTQPIDLCCLGVGENGHLAFNDPSVVNFQDPYSVKLVKLDLINRQQQVNTGQFSELDQVPQYAFTVTIPLICAAKKIFCLAPTTRKAKIVKQMLQGAISRECPASILRQQPQATLFLDVNSSSLLSV, from the coding sequence ATGCTAACCGCCACAAAACTTTTTCAAGTTGATGAGTTGACAGTACAAATTGACGACACCGAAGCCGAAATGGCGCAAAATGTCGCACAACTCACCAGCCAGTATTTACAAAAACTGCTGCAAGAACAGGATACAGCCGCTGTATTATTAGCTACCGGAAATTCCCAACTCAAGTTTCTTGATGCTTTGATCACCTTGGGTGGTGTAGATTGGTCGCGGATTATCTTGTTTCATCTCGATGAATATTTAGGTATTTCCCCAGACCATTCAGCTAGTTTCCGGCGCTATATGCGAGAGCATGTAGCACAGCGCATCAGTCCACGGGAATTTCACTATATCGAAGGTGATGCGTTGCAGCCTTTGTTAGAATGCGATCGCTATACCCAACTTTTGCAGACACAACCCATAGATTTGTGTTGTTTAGGTGTAGGTGAAAACGGACACTTGGCTTTTAATGACCCATCTGTGGTGAATTTTCAAGATCCTTACAGTGTTAAACTCGTGAAGCTGGATCTGATTAACCGCCAACAACAAGTTAACACAGGTCAGTTTTCTGAGCTTGACCAAGTTCCCCAATACGCTTTTACTGTTACTATCCCCTTAATTTGTGCAGCAAAAAAAATATTTTGCCTTGCGCCGACAACACGCAAAGCAAAAATTGTTAAACAGATGTTGCAGGGTGCGATTAGTAGAGAATGTCCTGCTTCTATTCTCCGTCAGCAACCACAAGCGACGCTATTTTTAGACGTCAATTCTAGTAGTTTGCTGTCTGTTTAA
- the aat gene encoding leucyl/phenylalanyl-tRNA--protein transferase, whose protein sequence is MQYDIAAIIQGYAQGYFLMADDSDRLSWYSSRDRTLIPLDERFRYPTSLRRVLNQERFTVAINRDFPAVVAGCADRETTWISAELQKIYWLLYQKGYAYSLETWQGDELAGGILGIVIGGAFIGESMFYRIPEGSKVAMVKLVERLRQQKFVLFDAQMMNPHLERFGAYLVTDAEYKILLNKALQCQCDLV, encoded by the coding sequence ATGCAATATGATATCGCTGCAATTATTCAGGGTTATGCACAAGGCTATTTTCTCATGGCTGATGATAGCGATCGCTTGTCTTGGTATAGTAGCCGCGATCGCACTCTGATTCCCTTGGATGAGAGATTTCGTTACCCGACATCGTTGCGACGGGTTTTGAATCAAGAACGGTTTACGGTAGCGATTAATCGAGATTTTCCGGCTGTGGTTGCTGGATGTGCTGACAGAGAGACGACTTGGATTTCTGCTGAATTACAGAAGATTTATTGGCTACTGTATCAAAAAGGCTATGCTTATAGTCTTGAAACTTGGCAAGGTGACGAACTAGCTGGGGGAATTTTAGGAATTGTCATTGGTGGTGCTTTTATTGGTGAATCAATGTTTTACCGAATTCCCGAAGGTTCCAAGGTAGCAATGGTCAAGTTAGTGGAAAGGTTGCGTCAACAGAAATTTGTGCTGTTTGATGCTCAAATGATGAATCCTCATTTAGAAAGGTTCGGTGCTTATTTAGTTACGGACGCAGAGTATAAAATCTTACTCAACAAAGCGTTACAGTGTCAGTGTGATTTGGTCTAA
- the rpsN gene encoding 30S ribosomal protein S14 yields MAKKSMIEREKKRAKLVEKYAQKREALQLEFDNAESPLDKLEIHRRIQQLPRNSAPNRHRNRCWVTGRPRGVYRDFGLSRNVFREWAHEGLLPGVVKSSW; encoded by the coding sequence ATGGCAAAAAAGAGCATGATTGAGCGCGAGAAAAAACGCGCCAAATTGGTAGAAAAGTATGCCCAAAAGCGGGAAGCATTGCAACTAGAGTTTGACAATGCTGAATCTCCGTTAGACAAGCTAGAAATTCACCGCAGAATTCAACAATTACCCCGCAACAGTGCGCCTAATCGTCACCGTAACCGTTGTTGGGTAACTGGTCGTCCTAGAGGTGTTTATCGTGATTTTGGTCTATCTCGGAACGTTTTTAGAGAATGGGCCCATGAAGGTTTGTTACCTGGGGTAGTTAAGTCTAGTTGGTAG
- the nth gene encoding endonuclease III, with product MNTKPKSLSRKQRALEILARLQRLYPDATCSLTYSTPVQLLVATILSAQCTDERVNKVTPELFSRFPDAASLASADLTELENLVRSTGFYRNKAKNIQAACQMIVHEFDSVVPHQMEQLLKLPGVARKTANVVLAHGYGINAGVTVDTHVKRLSQRLGLSEHPDPIRIEKDLMALLPQPDWENWSIRLIYHGRAICKARSPICVACELADICPSANQPLVSE from the coding sequence GTGAACACGAAGCCGAAGTCGTTATCTCGCAAGCAGCGGGCGTTAGAAATTCTCGCTCGCCTGCAGCGTCTTTATCCTGATGCAACTTGTTCTTTAACTTACTCCACACCAGTACAATTGCTAGTAGCAACGATTCTCTCGGCTCAGTGTACAGATGAGCGAGTGAATAAAGTTACACCAGAATTATTTAGTAGATTTCCGGACGCTGCGAGTTTGGCAAGTGCTGATTTAACAGAGTTAGAAAACTTGGTACGCTCCACGGGATTTTATCGTAACAAGGCGAAGAATATTCAAGCCGCCTGTCAAATGATTGTTCATGAATTTGATTCTGTTGTCCCTCATCAAATGGAGCAGTTGTTAAAGCTTCCGGGTGTAGCGCGGAAAACAGCAAATGTGGTTTTAGCTCATGGTTATGGGATTAACGCTGGGGTGACGGTAGATACACATGTCAAGCGTCTGAGCCAACGCCTAGGGTTGAGTGAACATCCAGACCCGATCCGTATTGAAAAGGATTTGATGGCGTTATTGCCACAACCAGATTGGGAAAATTGGTCTATTCGGCTGATTTATCATGGTCGGGCGATTTGTAAGGCTCGCTCTCCTATCTGTGTGGCTTGCGAATTGGCTGATATTTGCCCCAGTGCTAATCAGCCGCTGGTGTCAGAGTAG
- the rseP gene encoding RIP metalloprotease RseP: MSVLAAIAVLAVLILVHELGHFIAARSQGIYVNRFSLGFGPVVWKYQGSFTEYAIRAFPLGGFVGFPDDEPDSDIPPNDPNLLRNRPILDRAIVISAGVIANLVFAYLLLVGQVSIVGVGQASQPGVLIQQLAPEVSSVAANAGIKIGDVIIAADQRQFGTSLQEIDAFRDVIKNNPGKSIQLDILRGDQKLSVNVVPDAKPNGGTIGIQLSPNGKVERRRVTNLTEALGAGATEFQRIVFLTFRGFGQLITNFGETANQVAGPIKIVEIGASIAQNDTGSLLFFAALISINLAIINILPLPALDGGQLAFLLIEGVRGKPLPARIQEGVMQTGLMLLLGLGILLIVKETAQLPWLQKLFQ; this comes from the coding sequence ATGTCAGTTTTAGCAGCGATCGCAGTTTTGGCTGTTTTGATCTTGGTACACGAACTAGGACATTTCATTGCAGCGCGTTCTCAAGGCATTTATGTTAACCGCTTTTCTCTGGGTTTTGGCCCGGTGGTTTGGAAGTACCAAGGTTCTTTCACTGAATATGCTATTCGCGCCTTTCCTTTGGGTGGTTTTGTGGGTTTTCCGGATGATGAGCCAGATAGCGATATTCCCCCTAATGACCCAAATTTGCTGCGTAACCGACCAATTTTAGATCGGGCGATCGTCATCAGTGCAGGTGTCATCGCTAATTTGGTATTTGCCTATCTGCTGTTGGTGGGTCAAGTCAGCATCGTCGGTGTGGGACAAGCTAGCCAACCGGGTGTGTTGATTCAACAGTTGGCTCCAGAGGTGAGTTCTGTAGCCGCCAACGCTGGTATTAAGATAGGGGATGTGATCATAGCCGCTGATCAAAGGCAATTTGGAACTTCTCTGCAAGAAATTGATGCTTTCCGGGACGTAATTAAAAATAATCCTGGTAAATCAATTCAATTAGACATTCTCCGTGGCGACCAAAAGCTGTCTGTAAATGTGGTTCCAGACGCTAAACCCAATGGTGGTACAATCGGGATTCAACTATCTCCCAACGGCAAAGTCGAGCGGCGACGCGTGACGAATTTGACAGAAGCTTTGGGTGCTGGCGCTACTGAATTTCAGCGGATTGTTTTCCTGACATTTAGAGGTTTTGGGCAATTAATCACCAATTTTGGCGAAACTGCTAACCAAGTGGCTGGCCCAATTAAAATCGTCGAAATCGGTGCTAGTATTGCTCAAAATGATACAGGCAGTTTGCTTTTCTTTGCCGCACTAATTAGTATTAACCTTGCAATCATCAACATTTTGCCTCTACCTGCTTTGGATGGGGGACAACTCGCTTTTTTGTTAATTGAAGGTGTGCGCGGAAAACCCTTACCTGCTCGCATTCAAGAAGGCGTGATGCAAACTGGTTTAATGCTACTGTTGGGGTTGGGAATTTTACTGATTGTGAAAGAAACTGCCCAGTTACCGTGGTTGCAAAAACTGTTTCAGTGA
- the serS gene encoding serine--tRNA ligase: MLDIKQIRENPQLIQESLNSRSGKYDIEPILHLDRQQRELEATRSQLQARSNEIGKLVGQKIKSGTDAQSTEIQTLRNEGNSIKAQLSELEPQEKNLKAEIEQLVLALPNLPSDSTPIGKSEDDNVEVRRWGDEYIPQNSQILPHWEIGEKLGILNVERAVKVAQSRFVTLMGAGAALERALIQFMLTLQTQAGYVEVSPPMLVNTDSLTATGQLPKFAEESFKCADDDLWLIPTAEVPLTNLYRGEILAAEDLPIYHCAYTPCFRREAGSYGRDMRGLIRLHQFNKVELVKLVHPSSSFAELEKLVGNAEAILQALKLPYRVINLCTGDMGFSAAKTYDLEVWLPSSGKYREISSCSNTVDFQARRGDIRFKEAGKKGTQFVHTLNGSGLAVGRTMAAILENYQQPDGTVLIPQALQPFLGREVL, from the coding sequence GTGCTGGATATTAAGCAAATACGGGAAAATCCCCAATTAATCCAAGAAAGTTTGAACAGTCGTAGTGGTAAATACGACATTGAACCGATATTACACTTAGATCGGCAACAACGGGAGCTAGAGGCGACACGCAGTCAACTCCAAGCCCGGAGCAACGAAATTGGTAAACTTGTCGGGCAAAAAATCAAATCAGGGACGGATGCTCAATCAACAGAGATTCAAACTCTGCGGAATGAAGGGAATTCTATCAAAGCCCAATTAAGTGAACTGGAACCACAAGAAAAAAACCTCAAGGCGGAAATTGAGCAATTAGTGTTGGCGTTACCAAATTTGCCCAGCGACTCCACACCGATTGGTAAGAGTGAAGATGATAATGTAGAGGTGCGCCGTTGGGGTGATGAATACATACCCCAGAATTCGCAAATCCTTCCTCACTGGGAAATTGGCGAAAAGCTGGGTATTCTCAATGTTGAGCGAGCGGTGAAAGTGGCTCAAAGCCGCTTCGTTACTTTGATGGGTGCTGGTGCGGCGCTGGAAAGAGCATTAATTCAATTTATGTTGACGCTGCAAACTCAAGCTGGGTATGTAGAAGTTAGTCCGCCGATGTTGGTGAATACTGATTCACTGACAGCGACCGGACAGTTACCTAAGTTTGCAGAAGAAAGCTTTAAATGTGCTGATGACGATTTATGGTTAATTCCTACCGCAGAGGTGCCATTAACTAACCTCTACCGTGGGGAAATTCTGGCGGCTGAAGATTTACCTATCTACCACTGTGCTTATACTCCTTGTTTTCGCCGCGAGGCTGGTAGCTATGGGCGGGATATGCGGGGATTAATTCGTTTGCATCAATTCAACAAGGTGGAATTGGTGAAATTGGTTCATCCTAGTAGTTCTTTTGCAGAATTAGAAAAATTGGTAGGGAATGCGGAAGCAATTTTACAAGCATTAAAGTTGCCATACCGAGTGATCAATTTATGCACTGGGGATATGGGATTTTCTGCTGCTAAAACCTATGATTTAGAGGTGTGGTTGCCTTCTTCTGGCAAATATCGAGAAATTTCTAGCTGTTCTAATACTGTAGACTTCCAAGCGCGACGGGGAGATATTCGCTTTAAAGAAGCGGGGAAAAAAGGTACTCAGTTTGTGCATACCTTGAATGGTTCTGGTTTAGCGGTGGGACGGACAATGGCGGCGATTTTGGAAAATTACCAACAACCAGATGGGACGGTGTTGATACCACAAGCACTGCAACCGTTTTTAGGACGTGAGGTTTTGTAA
- a CDS encoding DUF3611 family protein, whose product MSQDREAPSSPANLRAIGQTFRLIGWISFWIQLVLGVVSGVILLLYAISSQRPGSPGNNPGAGFGIFLAICGLIALGVGIYIAFRYARLGNQLLSANINNRPRKSETVQVLRLGVLVDLVGILLTLFGAQAIVGTLAARAITQTQFFFSPQGNQPFISGLDMFVVQANINTIMAHFAGLLASLWLLNRINRP is encoded by the coding sequence ATGTCACAAGACCGCGAGGCCCCCTCTTCTCCTGCTAATCTTCGGGCTATTGGCCAAACATTTCGCCTGATAGGTTGGATCAGTTTTTGGATTCAGTTAGTACTGGGTGTTGTGTCCGGCGTGATTTTGCTATTGTATGCTATCTCCAGCCAAAGACCAGGAAGCCCAGGAAATAATCCAGGAGCGGGTTTCGGGATTTTTCTAGCAATTTGTGGGCTGATTGCTTTGGGTGTGGGGATTTATATAGCTTTTCGTTATGCCAGACTGGGAAACCAACTGCTGTCTGCCAATATCAATAATCGTCCCCGCAAAAGTGAGACAGTGCAAGTATTACGCTTGGGAGTATTAGTAGACCTAGTAGGAATATTATTAACTCTTTTCGGCGCGCAGGCGATCGTCGGTACTCTAGCAGCCAGAGCCATTACCCAAACACAATTCTTCTTCTCTCCACAGGGAAATCAGCCATTTATCAGCGGTTTGGATATGTTTGTGGTGCAGGCAAACATTAACACAATCATGGCTCACTTCGCCGGCTTACTTGCTTCCCTGTGGCTACTTAATCGCATTAATCGGCCTTAG
- a CDS encoding PadR family transcriptional regulator, protein MKLEDIYQFFENPPPTYLCQELAVCYILYVLLQGESYGTELIQQLESEYPTYRLSDTVLYSAIKFLEDQRAITGYWKRLEGRGRPRRMYQVSPEWQVPAQDLARLWQEYINQRTN, encoded by the coding sequence ATGAAACTTGAGGATATATATCAATTTTTTGAGAATCCTCCGCCAACTTACCTCTGTCAGGAACTAGCAGTTTGTTACATTCTGTACGTTTTACTACAAGGTGAATCCTACGGAACCGAGTTAATCCAGCAGTTGGAGAGCGAATATCCCACCTATCGGCTTTCGGATACTGTGCTGTATAGTGCCATTAAATTTCTCGAAGACCAAAGAGCAATCACTGGATATTGGAAAAGACTCGAAGGACGGGGACGTCCTCGGCGGATGTATCAAGTTTCTCCAGAATGGCAAGTTCCAGCCCAGGATTTAGCTCGATTATGGCAAGAGTACATTAATCAGAGGACAAATTAA